In a genomic window of Deltaproteobacteria bacterium HGW-Deltaproteobacteria-2:
- a CDS encoding MFS transporter yields MTGETKVFGMPPESGRWLYVVLGLVMNVCLGAVYAYSIFLGPVKNAFNSSASLSILPFMVFLAFFAILMFFGGRLMEKMGPRNVAIIGGLIVGLGWLLSSFATNIWFLILTYGVIAGSGVGLVYGCPIAVGAKWFPDKKGLAVGLIVAGFGGSALITGKIANALIPSVGLSTTFLYFGIAFGIILFILSLPLKFPAAGWTPKGWKPAAGAVAAANFTPGEMIKTGTYWGLFLCFLIGAIAGLMAIGISKPVGNEIIKISGETAATLVGVFACFNALGRPIFGLLTDKITPRYAAMLNLAIILIVSIIMIIAKEGDTNLYVISFVGFWMCLGGWLAIAPTATATFFGMQNYARNYGVVFFAYGLGAIVGGIISGQAKDVFGTYTFAFYPTAVLAAAGMVLAAMLLKPPKKV; encoded by the coding sequence ATGACTGGTGAAACAAAAGTGTTCGGCATGCCGCCGGAAAGCGGCAGATGGTTGTATGTTGTGCTAGGATTGGTTATGAACGTTTGTCTTGGTGCGGTGTATGCTTACAGTATCTTTCTGGGACCTGTAAAAAATGCTTTCAATTCCTCCGCGTCCTTATCCATTCTACCCTTTATGGTTTTTCTGGCCTTCTTTGCTATTTTGATGTTTTTTGGTGGCCGTTTAATGGAAAAAATGGGGCCGCGCAATGTTGCAATCATCGGCGGTCTTATTGTGGGACTGGGATGGCTCCTTTCCAGCTTTGCTACCAATATTTGGTTTCTGATCTTAACATACGGTGTTATTGCCGGATCAGGTGTCGGTTTAGTTTATGGTTGTCCTATTGCTGTGGGTGCGAAATGGTTTCCGGATAAAAAAGGCCTTGCTGTCGGTTTGATAGTTGCCGGTTTCGGCGGATCAGCCCTGATTACAGGGAAAATCGCTAATGCCCTAATCCCATCTGTTGGATTATCAACAACCTTCCTGTATTTTGGAATAGCCTTCGGAATTATCCTTTTTATCCTGAGTTTGCCTTTAAAGTTTCCTGCTGCCGGCTGGACTCCCAAAGGCTGGAAACCGGCTGCCGGCGCAGTAGCCGCTGCAAATTTTACACCGGGCGAAATGATTAAAACAGGAACATACTGGGGATTGTTTTTATGTTTCCTTATCGGCGCGATTGCCGGGTTGATGGCTATCGGAATATCCAAGCCGGTCGGCAATGAAATTATCAAAATATCCGGCGAAACAGCAGCCACACTGGTTGGCGTTTTCGCTTGTTTTAACGCTCTGGGACGCCCGATTTTTGGCTTGCTTACTGATAAGATTACTCCCCGCTATGCGGCCATGTTGAATCTGGCCATAATTCTTATTGTTTCTATTATCATGATTATTGCCAAGGAAGGTGATACCAATCTTTATGTGATCAGCTTTGTCGGTTTCTGGATGTGTCTGGGCGGATGGCTGGCCATAGCTCCCACGGCGACGGCCACATTCTTCGGCATGCAAAATTACGCGCGTAATTATGGCGTCGTGTTCTTTGCCTATGGATTGGGTGCAATTGTCGGTGGCATCATTTCCGGTCAGGCCAAGGATGTTTTCGGAACATATACATTTGCCTTTTATCCGACAGCTGTTCTGGCGGCTGCCGGGATGGTTCTGGCGGCGATGTTGTTGAAACCTCCGAAGAAGGTATAG
- a CDS encoding transporter — MKISARNILKGKVVKISEGAVNTEILLELAGGAKVVSIISKESAKKLGLKPGKKAYAIIKASNVMMAVD; from the coding sequence ATGAAGATTAGTGCGCGAAATATACTAAAGGGAAAAGTAGTCAAAATTTCAGAAGGTGCTGTGAATACTGAAATACTTTTAGAGCTTGCAGGCGGCGCTAAGGTTGTTTCGATCATTTCCAAAGAATCCGCGAAAAAGCTGGGCTTGAAACCAGGCAAAAAAGCTTATGCTATTATAAAAGCTTCCAATGTAATGATGGCTGTTGATTAA
- a CDS encoding 6-phosphofructokinase, whose product MSDEKLYIVLMGLPARGKSTLAGRLHDAFRKDVIPTRIFNNGKLRRTYLPLHETASSEFYSPQNLAAVELRKKIALMNMERAKAYLRNSGQIAILDATNAGRERRATIEKNLNDHPLLFIECINDDEDILNLSIQEKIKLPEFAHLKDKAATEFLKRIDYYRMIYKPLKVERNYIRIDSLQNMIIEEKHSDAIPFYDRLRDYLVTDEVKNLFLIRHTETEYNIVNRIGGDPLLTEKGKAQATALGQFFKSKKISYIFTSKKRRTIDTARIICEMQNDCRIISLKEFDEIKAGICERMTYDEIEGNMPHVFKKRGANKYHYVYPEGESYETMKPRITQGIKKAFFLNRYGINIMIIGHQAVNRMILSHFLYRREDDVPYIYIPQDRFYHIVSTQDKKLFELKQYN is encoded by the coding sequence ATGAGCGATGAAAAATTGTACATTGTTCTGATGGGGCTACCTGCCCGTGGTAAATCCACACTGGCCGGCCGTCTGCATGATGCTTTCCGAAAAGACGTAATACCTACTCGAATATTCAATAACGGAAAACTGCGCAGGACATATCTGCCGCTTCATGAGACGGCGAGTTCCGAATTTTATTCCCCTCAAAATTTGGCCGCCGTGGAATTGAGGAAAAAAATCGCCCTCATGAATATGGAAAGGGCCAAGGCTTATCTGCGTAACAGCGGACAGATCGCGATTCTCGATGCGACAAATGCGGGAAGGGAGCGACGCGCAACAATAGAAAAAAACCTCAATGACCATCCGCTTTTATTTATCGAATGCATCAATGACGATGAAGATATTCTGAATCTAAGCATACAAGAGAAAATAAAACTGCCGGAATTTGCCCACCTTAAAGATAAAGCGGCAACAGAATTTTTGAAACGAATTGATTACTACCGCATGATTTATAAACCGTTGAAGGTTGAAAGAAATTACATTCGTATAGATTCTTTACAAAACATGATTATTGAGGAAAAGCACAGCGATGCGATTCCCTTTTATGACCGGCTGCGGGACTATCTTGTTACAGATGAAGTAAAGAATCTTTTTCTGATCCGGCACACGGAAACGGAATATAATATTGTGAATAGAATCGGCGGGGATCCACTACTCACAGAAAAGGGCAAAGCACAAGCAACTGCCTTAGGTCAGTTTTTTAAGAGCAAGAAAATTTCTTACATTTTTACCAGCAAAAAGCGAAGGACAATCGATACGGCCAGAATTATTTGTGAAATGCAAAATGATTGCAGGATAATTTCACTTAAGGAGTTCGATGAAATAAAAGCGGGAATCTGCGAAAGAATGACGTACGATGAAATCGAGGGAAATATGCCGCACGTCTTCAAAAAAAGAGGAGCAAACAAATACCATTATGTTTATCCCGAGGGTGAAAGTTACGAAACAATGAAGCCCCGAATCACACAAGGAATCAAAAAGGCGTTTTTTCTCAATAGGTATGGGATCAACATTATGATTATCGGGCATCAGGCCGTCAATAGGATGATCCTTTCTCATTTTCTTTACCGTAGGGAAGATGATGTTCCCTATATCTACATTCCTCAGGATCGTTTTTATCACATTGTTTCCACGCAGGACAAAAAACTTTTTGAGCTCAAACAATACAATTAA
- the selD gene encoding selenide, water dikinase SelD has translation MKEKKIVRLTQTVQSAGUACKIGPGDLSEIMHDLPLIQDPNLISGFEHAEDAGVYKISADLALVQTVDFFTPTVDDPFTFGQIAAVNALNDIYAMGARPLTAMNIVCFPIKTMDKSVLKEVLRGGLDKMREAGVLLIGGHSVEDNEIKYGLSVTGVVHPDKVLFNRGARIGDKLILTKPLGTGIISTAVKAEEASDEQMKQVINSMTMLNKKASEMIIATDNVHSCTDITGFGFLGHASEMIEGGDVGLRINSSTIPVFQGVRELMETGFIPGGLYRNKNFRINQVEKEQTCPEWIFDVLFDPQTAGGLFFSLPGDKAQNLVGTMHNAGIVDAAVVGEVVADHPGKIFVY, from the coding sequence ATGAAAGAAAAAAAGATTGTTCGTTTAACTCAGACAGTTCAAAGCGCGGGTTGAGCCTGTAAAATAGGTCCGGGAGACCTGTCCGAGATCATGCATGATTTGCCGCTCATTCAAGATCCGAATTTAATAAGCGGATTTGAACACGCGGAAGACGCGGGAGTGTATAAAATTTCCGCTGATCTCGCTTTGGTTCAAACAGTTGATTTTTTTACTCCCACTGTTGACGATCCTTTTACCTTCGGACAGATTGCGGCCGTTAATGCGCTAAATGATATTTACGCCATGGGTGCCAGGCCGCTGACAGCGATGAATATTGTCTGCTTTCCAATCAAGACAATGGATAAATCCGTGCTAAAAGAAGTGCTGCGCGGGGGATTGGATAAAATGCGCGAAGCCGGCGTTTTGCTTATCGGCGGGCATAGCGTTGAAGACAACGAAATTAAATATGGCCTTTCTGTAACCGGAGTGGTTCATCCTGATAAAGTATTATTTAATCGCGGTGCCAGAATTGGTGATAAATTAATTTTGACAAAGCCTCTGGGGACGGGAATTATCAGCACCGCCGTTAAAGCCGAAGAAGCATCTGATGAACAAATGAAACAAGTGATTAATTCCATGACCATGCTTAATAAAAAAGCGTCGGAAATGATAATTGCTACGGATAACGTTCACTCCTGCACAGACATCACCGGCTTCGGTTTTTTAGGACACGCCAGTGAAATGATTGAGGGTGGCGATGTTGGCCTGCGCATCAATTCCTCCACCATCCCGGTTTTTCAGGGTGTACGGGAATTAATGGAAACAGGTTTTATTCCCGGCGGTCTTTATCGCAATAAAAATTTCCGCATCAATCAAGTCGAAAAAGAACAGACCTGTCCAGAATGGATTTTTGATGTCCTCTTTGATCCGCAGACAGCGGGAGGGCTATTTTTCAGTCTGCCCGGCGATAAAGCACAAAACCTTGTGGGGACAATGCATAACGCCGGAATTGTTGATGCTGCTGTTGTCGGCGAAGTTGTTGCCGATCATCCCGGTAAAATTTTTGTTTATTAG
- a CDS encoding GGDEF domain-containing protein encodes MFSLFPKDDHNQSLRIKRFLMAFGSYVMWSTLAVFLHFQNQTRVTLNVLVISLTGILVVNILIYATIRTGLNKRFKDPSLTLLQMVIATFWAMVVVYYADSIRSVVLLLYLVVFVFGLFKLNVWQFLFLSAFAVVNYTSVIFLLYKIHPEAINARIEILNIVVLATVLPWFSLVGGYITRLRNKISHALSTIEKIAIIDDLTQVFNRRQMYKILEHEKALVDRGVNSFSVCIFDLDHFKRVNDTFGHSAGDVVLRTVAQEAQKNLRNIDHIARYGGEEFILILTHSEKREAMDCAERIRELTKQIVFDNMPSDFRITISVGVTEYQPSELIQKAIDRADVALYRAKANGRDRVEYEPMSKA; translated from the coding sequence ATGTTCTCTCTTTTTCCTAAAGACGATCACAACCAGAGTCTTAGAATCAAACGGTTTCTCATGGCCTTCGGATCGTATGTCATGTGGAGCACCCTGGCTGTATTCCTTCATTTCCAGAATCAGACCCGAGTGACATTAAATGTTCTGGTTATTAGTCTTACAGGGATTCTTGTCGTCAACATTCTTATATATGCGACAATTAGAACCGGATTAAACAAACGGTTCAAGGATCCGAGCCTGACGCTTCTCCAAATGGTTATAGCCACTTTTTGGGCCATGGTGGTTGTATATTACGCCGACTCGATTAGAAGCGTGGTGCTTTTGCTCTATCTAGTCGTATTTGTTTTCGGGCTTTTCAAATTGAATGTCTGGCAATTTCTTTTTCTTTCGGCATTTGCCGTGGTCAATTATACTTCGGTGATATTTCTGCTTTATAAAATCCATCCCGAAGCTATCAACGCGAGAATTGAAATTTTGAACATTGTCGTTCTGGCAACCGTTCTGCCCTGGTTTTCGTTGGTTGGCGGTTACATTACCAGACTCAGGAATAAAATATCCCATGCCCTTTCTACCATCGAGAAGATTGCCATTATAGATGACCTGACTCAGGTGTTTAACCGTCGTCAGATGTACAAAATTCTGGAGCATGAGAAAGCTCTTGTGGACAGGGGAGTTAATTCTTTTTCCGTCTGTATATTCGACCTGGATCACTTCAAAAGAGTGAATGATACTTTCGGCCATTCAGCGGGAGATGTAGTACTTAGAACTGTAGCTCAGGAAGCTCAGAAAAATCTTCGCAATATTGATCACATTGCGCGGTATGGCGGTGAAGAATTTATTCTCATTTTGACCCATTCGGAAAAACGTGAAGCAATGGACTGTGCTGAAAGAATTCGGGAACTAACTAAGCAAATTGTATTTGATAATATGCCCTCTGATTTCAGGATTACTATTTCCGTTGGCGTAACGGAGTATCAGCCCAGTGAATTAATTCAGAAAGCGATAGACAGGGCGGATGTAGCGCTTTACAGGGCAAAGGCTAATGGTCGGGATAGAGTGGAATACGAACCGATGTCCAAGGCATAG
- a CDS encoding D-alanine--D-alanine ligase A has protein sequence MANKTVLRKAKIRIGVLYGGRSGEHDVSLCSAASVFSALDRNKYHVTAVGIARDGRWYVQDEPQIIPDKDFGRKLALKKNGTWLVNHFEQKNKLHLYNLNNKNKEVVVDVVIPVLHGTFGEDGTLQGLLELAMVPYVGADVIGSAVGMDKDVAKRLLNEAGIPVVPSVTVSKQQWQDNAKIISKIVLAKLGLPLFVKPVCAGSSVGVKKVKKKELLAKAMNFAFQFDTRVMIEKAVDCREIECAVLGNETPAASVLGEIIPHHEFYSYEAKYLDPEGAALKIPAQVKASLADKIRETALEGYMALGCSSMARVDFFLDKKTNKFYLNEINTLPGFTSISMYPKLWEATGLKYTELLDKLIALALDRHKKRLEIKTEGI, from the coding sequence ATGGCAAATAAAACTGTTTTGAGAAAAGCAAAAATCAGAATAGGCGTTTTATACGGTGGCCGGTCGGGTGAGCACGATGTTTCGCTTTGTTCCGCCGCTTCGGTTTTTTCCGCCCTTGATCGAAACAAATATCACGTAACGGCCGTAGGCATTGCAAGAGATGGCCGCTGGTATGTGCAGGACGAGCCGCAAATTATTCCCGATAAGGATTTCGGCAGAAAGCTGGCTTTGAAAAAAAACGGCACGTGGCTGGTCAATCATTTTGAACAGAAAAACAAACTGCATCTTTACAACCTCAACAACAAGAATAAAGAAGTGGTTGTGGATGTTGTGATTCCTGTGCTTCATGGGACATTCGGCGAAGACGGCACCCTGCAGGGTCTGCTGGAACTGGCGATGGTTCCTTACGTGGGCGCAGATGTTATCGGCTCTGCTGTAGGTATGGATAAGGACGTTGCCAAGAGATTGCTCAACGAAGCGGGAATCCCGGTTGTTCCTTCTGTAACTGTGAGTAAACAGCAATGGCAGGATAACGCGAAAATTATTAGTAAGATCGTGCTAGCTAAACTAGGGCTGCCGCTATTTGTCAAACCGGTTTGCGCCGGTTCTTCCGTCGGTGTGAAAAAGGTAAAGAAAAAAGAATTACTCGCTAAGGCGATGAATTTTGCTTTTCAGTTCGACACGCGCGTTATGATCGAGAAGGCCGTTGATTGCCGCGAGATCGAATGCGCGGTGTTGGGCAATGAAACTCCCGCCGCATCGGTATTGGGCGAGATAATTCCTCATCATGAATTTTATTCCTATGAAGCAAAGTATCTTGATCCCGAAGGAGCAGCGCTCAAAATTCCGGCACAAGTTAAAGCATCTCTTGCCGATAAAATCAGAGAGACTGCCCTTGAAGGATATATGGCTTTGGGCTGTTCTTCCATGGCGAGGGTTGATTTCTTTCTCGATAAGAAAACCAATAAATTCTACCTCAACGAAATAAACACGCTTCCGGGCTTCACCAGCATCAGCATGTATCCCAAACTGTGGGAAGCCACCGGCCTCAAATACACTGAACTCCTGGATAAACTGATTGCGTTGGCGCTGGACCGACATAAGAAGAGGCTGGAAATAAAAACGGAGGGCATTTAG
- a CDS encoding glycyl-radical enzyme activating protein, whose amino-acid sequence MKVDIKLKDKTLKESGETTGIVFNFQQFSIQDGPGLRTTMFVKGCPLHCPWCSNPESIYSSYQIKAVQDKCRGCGECLKVCKSGALSHDENHQIVLDYSKCNHCLDCADACNYKAITGVGIRVTVKEAVAELLKDKPFYDNTGGGVTISGGEPLLQHEFVADVFKELKKKGVHTALDTTGYAQWNIVKKVTKDVDLVLYDIKHLDSQRHQEILGVKNEIILENLNKLAGKTVIWLRVPLIPGFNDDLDMADKIVELGRKVQAIKVYFLPLHRWGEHKYCSLGYDGSAYAKIKDFTDEELEKWKDHFKSFSDYVIFGKA is encoded by the coding sequence ATGAAAGTCGATATAAAATTAAAAGATAAGACGCTGAAGGAAAGCGGCGAAACTACGGGTATAGTGTTTAATTTCCAGCAATTCAGTATTCAGGATGGACCTGGTCTTCGTACGACTATGTTTGTAAAAGGGTGTCCTCTGCACTGTCCGTGGTGTTCCAATCCTGAATCAATTTATTCATCTTATCAAATTAAGGCGGTTCAAGATAAGTGCCGCGGTTGCGGAGAGTGCCTTAAGGTCTGCAAAAGCGGGGCTCTGTCGCATGACGAAAATCATCAAATCGTTCTTGATTATTCTAAATGTAACCATTGCTTGGATTGCGCAGATGCCTGCAATTATAAGGCGATAACCGGAGTGGGTATACGGGTAACCGTAAAAGAGGCTGTTGCTGAGCTCCTCAAGGACAAGCCTTTTTACGATAATACCGGCGGCGGGGTAACTATTTCCGGAGGAGAACCGCTATTGCAGCATGAGTTCGTTGCTGATGTTTTTAAAGAGTTGAAGAAAAAAGGTGTGCATACAGCGCTTGATACTACCGGATATGCCCAATGGAATATTGTAAAAAAAGTGACGAAGGATGTTGATCTGGTGCTCTATGATATTAAGCATCTGGATTCGCAAAGGCATCAGGAAATTTTAGGTGTCAAGAATGAAATAATTCTGGAGAATTTAAATAAATTGGCGGGTAAGACGGTTATTTGGCTCAGAGTACCGCTGATTCCCGGATTTAATGATGATCTTGATATGGCCGATAAGATAGTTGAGTTAGGCAGGAAAGTTCAAGCTATAAAAGTTTATTTTTTACCTCTGCATAGATGGGGTGAGCATAAATATTGTAGTCTGGGATATGATGGCAGCGCTTATGCGAAAATAAAAGATTTTACTGATGAAGAATTAGAAAAATGGAAAGATCATTTTAAATCATTTTCAGACTACGTGATTTTTGGTAAAGCATAG
- a CDS encoding sigma-54-dependent Fis family transcriptional regulator, whose product MLRKNQNYFMVSRMKKKLPDSRRKVQTIGQTGNISQNDDAGKSYVYVSKFLELLIRSLPGIFYALDDKFQLLIWNENAERISGYSAEEAGEVNLSDFFNGDDRIVIENAIRGAYKTGEGVAEATFITKKGKRIPYFFSGASAVIEGKSYLLGIGIDISRFKEAQESLIESEALYRTFAERMTEGVALISNGKIVFANNNFASILGFSNAAEIISQNIMDFVSKDFEMYFREVFDFIEKGMSKERFFQARWLKNKNQQIWVEGKGNLFQWKGNPTVLLTARDITEAKLKEISMQEETAYLRRENVTLRSSIKDRYRFGDIIGKSVAIQEIYERSLNAAATNANVIIYGESGTGKELVAKAIHRLSNRSQNNFVPVNCAAIPENLIESEFFGYKKGAFTGANSDKQGYLDKANGGTLFLDEVGELGLNIQAKLLRAIEGGGYSPVGSNIVKHSDFRIIAATNKNLMEYTNKGLMREDFFYRIHIIPIQLPPLRQRKEDIPLLVEHFIRLSSPSKKVVSVPGKVLEALQKYDWPGNVRELHNVIQRYLMVNKIEILTPLRHQPSEMKSEMKSDEQASFSETRNDHAFQEETEKTDKSPIMGNLSDYTEKSEKAAIIKALNQNRWNKGKTAEILNISRKTLHRKMQRFGLL is encoded by the coding sequence TTGCTAAGAAAAAATCAAAATTATTTTATGGTTTCAAGAATGAAGAAAAAGCTTCCTGATAGCCGTAGGAAAGTACAGACTATCGGCCAAACCGGAAATATTTCACAAAACGATGATGCCGGGAAGAGTTATGTTTATGTAAGCAAGTTTTTAGAGCTACTCATCAGGAGCTTGCCTGGAATATTTTATGCCCTCGATGATAAATTTCAACTGCTTATCTGGAATGAAAACGCAGAAAGAATCAGCGGATATAGCGCTGAGGAGGCCGGAGAGGTAAATCTAAGCGATTTTTTTAATGGAGATGATCGCATTGTAATCGAAAATGCCATAAGAGGTGCATATAAAACCGGTGAGGGTGTTGCCGAAGCAACATTCATAACAAAAAAAGGTAAGCGTATACCTTATTTTTTTTCTGGTGCCAGTGCCGTCATAGAGGGAAAATCTTACCTGTTGGGTATAGGCATTGACATCAGCCGTTTCAAAGAAGCTCAAGAGTCTCTGATCGAGAGTGAGGCCCTTTATCGCACCTTTGCCGAGCGTATGACCGAAGGTGTCGCCCTCATTTCTAATGGTAAAATTGTTTTTGCAAACAATAATTTTGCTTCCATACTTGGATTTTCCAATGCCGCGGAAATCATTAGCCAGAATATAATGGACTTTGTGAGCAAAGACTTCGAGATGTATTTCAGGGAGGTTTTCGATTTTATTGAAAAAGGTATGTCTAAAGAACGTTTTTTCCAGGCCCGTTGGCTAAAGAATAAGAATCAGCAAATCTGGGTGGAAGGCAAAGGAAATCTTTTTCAATGGAAAGGCAACCCCACAGTACTGCTCACTGCACGAGACATTACTGAAGCCAAACTCAAGGAAATATCGATGCAGGAAGAAACGGCGTATCTGCGCAGGGAAAATGTCACGCTGCGTTCCTCTATCAAAGATCGCTACCGCTTCGGTGATATCATCGGCAAGAGTGTGGCCATACAGGAAATATACGAACGCAGCCTCAACGCGGCGGCAACAAATGCCAACGTCATAATTTATGGAGAGTCCGGAACCGGCAAGGAACTCGTGGCTAAAGCCATACATCGGCTTTCCAATCGTTCCCAGAATAATTTTGTTCCGGTTAACTGTGCGGCAATACCGGAAAACCTTATTGAAAGTGAGTTCTTCGGATATAAAAAGGGCGCATTCACCGGCGCCAATAGTGATAAACAGGGATATCTCGACAAGGCGAATGGCGGGACGTTGTTCCTCGACGAAGTCGGAGAACTGGGACTGAACATACAGGCAAAGCTGTTGCGCGCCATAGAAGGTGGAGGCTATTCGCCCGTGGGCAGCAACATTGTGAAGCATTCTGATTTCAGGATTATTGCAGCAACAAACAAAAACCTCATGGAATATACGAACAAGGGTCTCATGCGGGAGGACTTCTTCTACAGGATTCACATCATCCCCATACAGCTTCCGCCTTTGAGGCAGCGTAAGGAGGACATACCGTTGCTCGTGGAACATTTTATCAGGCTAAGCTCTCCGAGCAAAAAGGTTGTATCGGTGCCGGGTAAAGTTTTGGAAGCGCTTCAGAAATATGATTGGCCGGGTAACGTTCGCGAGCTGCATAATGTTATTCAGCGTTATCTTATGGTGAATAAAATTGAAATTCTCACACCATTAAGACATCAGCCTTCAGAAATGAAGTCAGAAATGAAGAGTGATGAACAAGCATCTTTTAGCGAAACGAGGAATGACCACGCGTTCCAGGAAGAAACGGAGAAAACAGACAAATCTCCAATCATGGGAAATCTAAGTGACTATACGGAGAAATCGGAAAAGGCCGCAATCATAAAGGCGCTTAACCAGAATCGATGGAACAAGGGCAAGACAGCCGAGATATTAAATATCTCCCGTAAGACTCTCCACAGAAAGATGCAACGCTTTGGACTTCTCTAA
- the bioB gene encoding biotin synthase BioB: MKLEEIIELFNIPLSELAAKADKVRRERTNNKLDICTICNARSGLCSEDCKFCAQSVHYDTGTPVYPMMKIDEIMESALQAKANGSKRFGIVTSGQGLNMEEVGYIANVVKEIRNKINIEVCASLGCLDYDQLVLLKKSGLSRYHHNIETSREYFPKIVSTHTFDERIVTIRNAVKVGLFTCSGGIIGMGESRRDRADMALTLKELNVDSVPINILMPLAGTPLVGIIPITMSEVLKTVAVFRILMPDKTIKIAAGRESFLKDFQGMAFMSGANGMLIGGYLTQRGRSVEEDKNLIDEIHHIWNL; encoded by the coding sequence ATGAAATTAGAAGAGATTATAGAATTGTTTAATATACCATTATCCGAATTGGCCGCTAAAGCTGATAAGGTAAGACGTGAAAGAACAAACAATAAACTGGATATCTGTACTATTTGTAATGCCAGGTCCGGCCTTTGCAGCGAGGACTGTAAATTCTGCGCACAGTCGGTTCACTATGATACAGGGACACCTGTATACCCGATGATGAAAATTGATGAGATAATGGAAAGTGCCTTGCAAGCCAAAGCCAACGGCAGCAAACGTTTCGGGATCGTAACCAGCGGACAAGGCCTTAACATGGAAGAGGTCGGCTATATAGCAAATGTAGTTAAAGAAATCAGGAATAAAATCAACATAGAAGTATGTGCGTCTCTGGGATGTTTGGATTACGATCAACTGGTCCTTCTTAAAAAATCTGGACTCAGCCGCTATCATCATAATATTGAGACATCGCGGGAATATTTTCCAAAAATAGTCTCTACGCATACATTCGATGAACGAATTGTTACCATACGTAATGCTGTTAAAGTAGGGCTCTTCACGTGCAGCGGAGGGATTATCGGAATGGGTGAATCACGGAGAGATAGGGCAGATATGGCGCTTACCTTGAAGGAACTGAATGTGGACTCGGTTCCTATTAACATCCTTATGCCGCTTGCCGGAACTCCGCTTGTCGGAATTATACCTATTACCATGTCCGAGGTATTAAAAACCGTTGCTGTGTTCAGGATTTTGATGCCTGATAAGACGATCAAAATTGCCGCCGGCCGGGAAAGTTTTTTAAAGGACTTTCAAGGTATGGCATTCATGTCCGGGGCAAACGGAATGCTCATCGGTGGATACCTTACACAGCGTGGCCGGTCTGTTGAAGAAGACAAGAATTTGATCGATGAGATACATCATATATGGAATTTATAA